The following proteins are encoded in a genomic region of Actinomadura sp. NAK00032:
- a CDS encoding DUF397 domain-containing protein translates to MSTTDHPSAASWRKSSRSTGQGGDCVEMAAMLPAIAIRDSKDPAGPHLVVSAATAQTLIDAIKRGRHDL, encoded by the coding sequence GTGAGCACCACGGACCACCCGTCCGCAGCCTCGTGGCGTAAGAGCAGCCGCAGCACCGGCCAGGGCGGCGACTGCGTGGAGATGGCAGCCATGCTCCCCGCCATCGCCATCCGCGACTCCAAGGACCCGGCCGGACCTCACCTCGTCGTCAGCGCCGCCACGGCACAGACCTTGATCGACGCCATCAAGCGGGGCCGCCACGACCTCTGA
- a CDS encoding DUF2867 domain-containing protein: MRLSKSAHMQQPWRIHAIAPDFQLLDVWSYRAPGAGPDDFPVILELLRNAGGFSKQPAPVKFLFAVRWKLGRLLGWDEPGTGLGARVESVRDRLPDDLAETTVPDPGDSPFSPVYRLANEDVRELANKTVHGIMHLGWAPAATGDYELRMAVLVKTNGLLGRLYMALIAPFRHLIVYPLLTRQWEHAWQTRPPTTKAPGLDAEAACR; this comes from the coding sequence ATGCGGCTTTCCAAGTCAGCCCACATGCAGCAGCCCTGGCGAATCCACGCCATCGCGCCCGACTTCCAACTGCTGGATGTGTGGTCCTACCGCGCCCCCGGCGCCGGACCGGACGACTTCCCCGTGATCCTTGAGCTGTTGCGGAACGCCGGCGGATTCAGCAAGCAGCCCGCTCCGGTCAAGTTCCTGTTCGCGGTGCGCTGGAAACTCGGCCGCCTCCTCGGATGGGACGAGCCCGGCACGGGACTCGGTGCGAGAGTCGAATCGGTGCGCGACCGCCTACCGGACGACCTCGCAGAGACCACCGTCCCGGATCCGGGCGACTCACCGTTCTCACCCGTGTACCGGCTCGCCAACGAGGACGTCCGCGAACTGGCGAACAAGACCGTCCACGGCATCATGCACCTGGGCTGGGCCCCGGCCGCGACCGGTGACTACGAGCTGCGAATGGCCGTCCTGGTCAAGACAAACGGCTTGTTGGGCCGCCTCTACATGGCCCTCATCGCACCCTTCCGCCACCTGATCGTCTACCCACTACTGACCCGCCAATGGGAACACGCCTGGCAAACCCGCCCCCCGACCACCAAGGCCCCCGGCCTTGATGCCGAGGCCGCCTGTAGATGA
- a CDS encoding CoA-binding protein, translating into MADEFADQDVIRRLLNETGTWAFVGLGDNPDREVYTQARLMQERGKRIVPVHPAGREVLGERGYASLADVPEKVDVVGVYRRAEHAGEAVDAAIAAGAKAVWLPLDVIDEAAARRAKDAGLDVVMNRCPAVEWALRR; encoded by the coding sequence ATGGCAGACGAATTCGCCGACCAGGACGTGATCCGGCGGCTGCTGAACGAGACCGGGACGTGGGCCTTCGTCGGGCTCGGCGACAACCCCGACCGCGAGGTCTACACCCAGGCGCGGCTGATGCAGGAGCGCGGGAAGCGGATCGTCCCCGTCCACCCGGCGGGGCGGGAGGTGCTCGGCGAGCGGGGCTACGCGTCGCTCGCCGACGTCCCGGAGAAGGTGGACGTGGTCGGCGTCTACCGGCGCGCCGAGCACGCCGGGGAGGCCGTGGACGCGGCGATCGCGGCGGGCGCGAAGGCCGTGTGGCTGCCGCTCGACGTGATCGACGAGGCGGCGGCCCGGCGCGCGAAGGACGCCGGGCTCGACGTCGTCATGAACCGCTGCCCCGCCGTGGAGTGGGCGCTGCGCCGCTAG
- a CDS encoding carboxymuconolactone decarboxylase family protein, with the protein MTARIQNTANQPGIMTGVEHLFKEVYSGGVPSQTLELVHLRASQINGCSACVDAGGKSGAKAGVSPEKLLAVAAWYENPLFDDAERAALALTEAATRLADRPGAVTDEIWAEAARHYNERQLGALVLMVAITNFFNRINTTFRIPAGATWD; encoded by the coding sequence ATGACGGCACGCATCCAGAACACGGCGAACCAGCCCGGCATCATGACGGGCGTCGAGCATCTGTTCAAGGAGGTGTACAGCGGCGGCGTACCGAGCCAGACGCTCGAACTGGTCCATCTGCGGGCCAGCCAGATCAACGGCTGCAGCGCCTGCGTCGACGCCGGCGGCAAGAGCGGGGCCAAGGCGGGCGTCAGTCCCGAGAAGCTGCTCGCAGTGGCCGCCTGGTACGAGAACCCGCTCTTCGACGACGCCGAGCGCGCGGCCCTGGCACTGACCGAGGCCGCGACCCGCCTCGCCGACCGACCGGGCGCGGTCACCGACGAGATCTGGGCCGAAGCAGCCCGCCACTACAACGAGCGCCAACTGGGCGCCCTGGTCTTGATGGTGGCCATCACCAACTTCTTTAACCGCATCAACACGACCTTCCGCATCCCCGCCGGCGCCACCTGGGACTAA
- a CDS encoding UDP-glucose/GDP-mannose dehydrogenase family protein yields MTHRLTVIGTGYLGATHAACMADLGFEVLGLDVDAERIARLAAGDLPFYEPGLEPVLRRGLETGRLRFTTSYQEAAEFGDVHFLCVGTPQKAGEYAADMSYVDDAVASLAPLLNRPCLIVGKSTVPVGTAARLAETLARVAPVGGDAVLAWNPEFLREGFAVQDTLHPDRIVAGLPGEQGAAEHAEKVLREVYRTMIAEGTPFITADFPTAELVKVSANAFLATKISFINAMAEVCEAAHADVTKLSEALSYDDRIGGKFLGPGLGFGGGCLPKDIRAFMARAGELGADQALTFLREVDEINIRRRIRMVDLARQLLGGSFAGRTVGVLGAAFKPNSDDVRDSPALDVAASIRAQGAKVTVYDPQAMRNARRAQPTLEYGDSALSAARDAHVVLLLTEWPEFRGMDPHALAEAVAERNIVDGRNALDPERWRAAGWNYRALGRP; encoded by the coding sequence TTGACCCACCGGCTGACGGTCATCGGAACGGGCTATCTGGGCGCCACCCACGCGGCCTGCATGGCCGACCTGGGCTTCGAGGTCCTCGGGCTGGACGTGGACGCCGAGCGGATCGCCCGGCTCGCCGCCGGTGACCTGCCGTTCTACGAACCCGGCCTGGAACCGGTGCTGCGCCGCGGCCTGGAGACCGGGCGGCTGCGGTTCACGACGTCCTACCAGGAGGCCGCCGAGTTCGGGGACGTCCACTTCCTGTGCGTAGGGACCCCGCAGAAGGCCGGCGAGTACGCCGCCGACATGAGCTACGTGGACGACGCCGTCGCGTCGCTCGCGCCGCTGCTGAACCGGCCCTGCCTGATCGTCGGCAAGTCGACCGTGCCGGTCGGGACGGCCGCGCGGCTGGCCGAGACGCTCGCCCGGGTCGCGCCGGTCGGCGGTGACGCCGTGCTGGCGTGGAACCCCGAGTTCCTGCGCGAGGGGTTCGCCGTCCAGGACACCCTGCACCCCGACCGGATCGTGGCGGGGCTGCCCGGCGAGCAGGGCGCGGCCGAGCACGCCGAGAAGGTACTCCGCGAGGTCTACCGCACGATGATCGCCGAGGGCACCCCGTTCATCACCGCCGACTTCCCCACGGCCGAACTCGTGAAGGTGTCCGCCAACGCCTTCCTCGCCACCAAGATCTCGTTCATCAACGCGATGGCGGAGGTCTGCGAGGCCGCGCACGCCGATGTGACGAAGCTCTCCGAGGCGCTGTCCTACGACGACCGGATCGGCGGCAAGTTCCTCGGCCCCGGGCTCGGCTTCGGCGGCGGCTGCCTGCCCAAGGACATCCGGGCGTTCATGGCCCGCGCGGGCGAACTGGGCGCCGACCAGGCGCTGACGTTCCTGCGCGAGGTCGACGAGATCAACATCCGGCGCCGGATCCGGATGGTGGACCTCGCCCGGCAGCTGCTCGGCGGCTCGTTCGCCGGCCGGACGGTCGGCGTCCTCGGCGCCGCGTTCAAACCGAACTCCGACGACGTCCGCGACTCCCCCGCGCTGGACGTGGCCGCGTCCATCCGGGCGCAGGGCGCCAAGGTGACCGTGTACGACCCGCAGGCCATGCGGAACGCGCGCCGCGCCCAGCCGACCCTGGAGTACGGCGACTCGGCCCTGTCGGCGGCCCGGGACGCGCACGTCGTCCTGCTGCTGACCGAGTGGCCGGAGTTCCGCGGCATGGACCCGCACGCGCTCGCCGAGGCCGTCGCCGAACGCAACATCGTGGACGGCCGCAACGCCCTCGACCCCGAGCGGTGGCGCGCGGCGGGCTGGAACTACCGCGCCCTCGGACGCCCCTGA
- a CDS encoding TetR/AcrR family transcriptional regulator, giving the protein MGVPRTPREHWVEEGLRVLATGGPDAVRVEALAKRLGVTKGGFYGYFADRDALLEAMLDAWERESVDEVLDRVEKEGGAPAAKARRAGMLTFSSERLLPIDLAVRDWARRDAAVAERLRRVDNRRMGLLREVIGTFCSDPDEIEARSLIAFCVAIGHHSLAADHEGRDRAAVLDRAAALVFSTGRGAPE; this is encoded by the coding sequence ATGGGCGTTCCTCGGACACCGCGGGAGCACTGGGTCGAGGAGGGGCTGCGGGTGCTGGCCACGGGCGGCCCGGACGCCGTGCGCGTCGAGGCGCTGGCCAAGCGGCTCGGCGTCACCAAGGGCGGGTTCTACGGCTACTTCGCCGATCGCGACGCGCTGCTGGAGGCCATGCTGGACGCCTGGGAGCGGGAGAGCGTCGACGAAGTGCTCGACCGCGTCGAGAAGGAGGGCGGCGCCCCGGCGGCCAAGGCGCGGCGGGCGGGCATGCTCACCTTCTCCAGCGAGCGGCTGCTCCCCATCGACCTCGCCGTCCGGGACTGGGCCCGGCGGGACGCGGCGGTGGCCGAACGCCTGCGGCGGGTGGACAACCGGCGCATGGGCCTCCTGCGCGAAGTGATCGGCACCTTCTGCTCCGATCCGGACGAGATCGAGGCCCGCTCCCTCATCGCCTTCTGCGTGGCGATCGGACACCACTCCCTCGCGGCCGACCACGAGGGCCGCGACCGGGCGGCCGTCCTCGACCGCGCCGCCGCCCTGGTCTTCAGCACTGGCCGGGGCGCCCCGGAGTGA
- a CDS encoding acyl-CoA dehydrogenase family protein, producing MSSDFPTYAPSEEHELLRRTVRELAEAKIAPFAAEVDEESRFPQEALDALVANDLHAVHVPESYGGAGADALATVIVIEEVARVCGSSSLIPAVNKLGTVPVLLAGGEELKKKYLAPVARGEGMFSYALSEADAGSDAAGMKTRAVREGDTWVLNGAKMWITNAGVSEFYTVMAVTDPAAGARGISAFVVEKSDPGVSFGPKERKLGIKGSPTRQVLLEDTRIPADRLIGAEGTGFKTALATLDHTRITIAAQALGIAQGALDFALNYVKERRQFGKPVADFQGVQFMLADMAMRLEGARQLTYHAAIKSERAMSGEKVPDLTFVSSACKALASDVAMDVTTDAVQLLGGYGYTRDFPVERMMRDAKITQIYEGTNQIQRMVMARQLLK from the coding sequence ATGAGTTCTGACTTTCCCACGTATGCGCCGTCGGAGGAGCATGAGCTGCTGCGGCGCACGGTGCGTGAGCTGGCCGAGGCCAAGATCGCTCCTTTCGCGGCGGAGGTGGACGAGGAGTCCCGGTTCCCGCAGGAGGCCTTGGACGCGCTGGTCGCCAACGATCTGCATGCGGTGCACGTGCCCGAATCGTACGGGGGTGCGGGAGCGGACGCGCTGGCCACGGTGATCGTGATCGAGGAGGTCGCGCGGGTGTGCGGCTCGTCGTCGCTGATCCCGGCGGTGAACAAGCTGGGCACGGTCCCGGTGCTGCTGGCCGGCGGCGAGGAGCTCAAGAAGAAGTACCTGGCGCCGGTGGCGCGTGGTGAGGGGATGTTCTCCTACGCGCTGTCGGAGGCGGACGCGGGGTCGGACGCGGCGGGGATGAAGACCCGCGCGGTGCGCGAGGGCGACACCTGGGTGCTCAACGGCGCGAAGATGTGGATCACCAACGCGGGGGTGTCGGAGTTCTACACGGTGATGGCGGTCACCGACCCGGCGGCGGGCGCGCGGGGGATCTCGGCGTTCGTGGTGGAGAAGTCGGATCCGGGGGTGTCGTTCGGTCCGAAGGAGCGCAAGCTGGGGATCAAGGGGTCGCCGACCCGGCAGGTGCTCTTGGAGGACACCCGCATCCCCGCCGACCGGCTGATCGGCGCGGAGGGCACGGGTTTCAAGACGGCGCTGGCCACGCTGGACCACACCCGCATCACTATCGCCGCCCAAGCGCTGGGCATCGCGCAGGGGGCGCTGGACTTCGCGTTGAACTACGTCAAGGAGCGGCGGCAGTTCGGCAAGCCGGTCGCCGATTTCCAGGGTGTGCAGTTCATGCTGGCCGACATGGCGATGCGGCTGGAGGGTGCGCGGCAGCTGACCTACCACGCGGCGATCAAGTCCGAGCGGGCGATGAGCGGGGAGAAGGTCCCGGATCTGACGTTCGTCTCCTCGGCGTGCAAGGCGCTGGCCTCGGATGTGGCGATGGACGTCACCACTGACGCCGTCCAGCTGCTGGGGGGCTACGGCTACACGCGCGATTTCCCGGTGGAGCGGATGATGCGCGACGCCAAGATCACCCAGATCTACGAGGGCACCAACCAGATCCAGCGCATGGTGATGGCCCGCCAGCTCCTCAAGTAG
- a CDS encoding 5-(carboxyamino)imidazole ribonucleotide synthase, whose amino-acid sequence MPIVGMAGGGQLARMTQQAAIALGVSLRVLAGAPDESAAKAVSDVRVGDDRSRDDLLAFAKGCDVVTFDHEHVPGPHIRAVEETGVPCRPGAAALAHAQDKLVMRERLSALGVPCPAYAPVPASEPAAFLAEFGREHGWPLVLKATRGGYDGKGVWVVDEPSGQVERLLAEGVDLMVEQHVPFRRELAALVARSAYGQGAAYPIVETVQEGGICTEVIAPAPGLSDDLAAEAQRLALRVADELGVVGLLAVELFETGAGLLVNELAMRPHNSGHWTIEGARTSQFEQHLRAVLDLPLGSTEPTAPYTVMANVLGGDDPDVYSRYIHVMAHDPAVKVHMYGKESRPGRKIGHVTALGADLDDVRERARHAADYLRWGTKMGEKRK is encoded by the coding sequence ATGCCCATAGTGGGCATGGCGGGCGGCGGGCAGCTCGCCCGGATGACCCAGCAGGCCGCGATCGCGCTCGGCGTGTCGCTGCGCGTCCTCGCCGGGGCGCCGGACGAGTCGGCGGCCAAGGCCGTGTCCGACGTCCGGGTGGGCGACGACCGGTCCCGCGACGACCTGCTGGCGTTCGCCAAGGGCTGCGACGTGGTCACGTTCGACCACGAGCACGTCCCGGGCCCGCACATCCGGGCGGTGGAGGAGACGGGCGTCCCGTGCCGGCCGGGCGCGGCGGCCCTCGCCCACGCCCAGGACAAGCTCGTCATGCGCGAGCGGCTCAGCGCCCTCGGCGTCCCGTGCCCCGCGTACGCGCCGGTGCCGGCGTCGGAGCCCGCCGCGTTCCTGGCGGAGTTCGGCCGCGAGCACGGCTGGCCGCTGGTCCTCAAGGCGACCCGCGGCGGCTACGACGGCAAGGGCGTCTGGGTCGTGGACGAGCCGTCCGGCCAGGTGGAGCGGCTGCTCGCGGAGGGCGTCGACCTGATGGTCGAGCAGCACGTCCCGTTCCGGCGGGAGCTGGCCGCCCTCGTCGCGCGCTCCGCCTACGGGCAGGGCGCCGCGTACCCGATCGTGGAGACCGTCCAGGAGGGCGGCATCTGCACCGAGGTGATCGCGCCCGCCCCGGGCCTGTCCGACGACCTGGCCGCCGAGGCGCAGCGCCTCGCCCTGCGCGTCGCCGACGAGCTCGGCGTCGTCGGGCTGCTCGCGGTCGAGCTGTTCGAGACGGGCGCCGGGCTGCTGGTGAACGAGCTGGCCATGCGCCCGCACAACTCCGGCCACTGGACGATCGAGGGCGCCCGGACATCGCAGTTCGAGCAGCACCTGCGGGCCGTCCTCGACCTGCCGCTCGGCTCCACCGAGCCGACCGCGCCGTACACGGTCATGGCGAACGTGCTCGGCGGCGACGACCCGGACGTCTACTCCCGCTACATCCACGTGATGGCCCACGACCCGGCCGTCAAGGTGCACATGTACGGCAAGGAGTCGCGTCCCGGCCGCAAGATCGGCCATGTGACGGCGCTCGGCGCCGATCTCGACGACGTCCGGGAACGGGCCCGGCACGCCGCCGACTACCTGCGGTGGGGGACCAAGATGGGGGAAAAGCGGAAATGA
- a CDS encoding sigma-70 family RNA polymerase sigma factor, whose product MTEEEQFAAEFEAQRAYLHAIAFRVLGSHADADDAVQEAWLRLARAGGGIDDLRGWLTTVTGRICLDLLRRRKVRGEQPLELDVGLAGEGDPEQDVLLADSVGLALYVVMDALTPAERVAFVLHDVFEVPFDGIAAILGRSTPAAKMLASRARGRLRLGPPAADAHAAARDVIDAFLTAVGEGDVGRLLAVLAPDVELRGQGPQGTVLVHGAQKVAAQAASFSTPGAQAHPALLDGVPGVLITVNGRPVTVLAFTVVDGAVTAIRGLTDPARLARIVPSWVA is encoded by the coding sequence GTGACCGAAGAAGAGCAGTTCGCCGCGGAGTTCGAGGCGCAGAGGGCCTACCTGCATGCGATCGCGTTTCGTGTGCTCGGCTCCCATGCCGACGCGGACGACGCCGTTCAGGAGGCGTGGCTGCGGCTCGCGCGGGCCGGCGGCGGCATCGACGACCTGCGCGGCTGGCTGACCACGGTGACCGGGCGGATCTGCCTGGACCTGCTCCGCAGGCGCAAGGTGCGGGGCGAGCAGCCGCTCGAACTCGACGTCGGCCTGGCCGGCGAGGGCGACCCCGAGCAGGACGTTCTGCTCGCCGACTCCGTCGGGCTCGCCTTGTACGTCGTCATGGACGCGCTCACCCCGGCCGAGCGGGTGGCCTTCGTGCTTCACGATGTCTTCGAGGTGCCGTTCGACGGGATCGCGGCGATCCTCGGGCGGAGCACACCGGCCGCCAAGATGCTCGCCAGCCGCGCCCGGGGTCGGCTGCGGCTCGGTCCTCCGGCGGCCGACGCCCATGCTGCGGCGCGGGACGTCATCGACGCGTTCCTGACGGCGGTCGGCGAGGGGGACGTGGGTCGGCTGCTCGCCGTCCTCGCCCCCGACGTCGAGCTGCGAGGCCAGGGGCCACAGGGGACCGTCCTCGTTCACGGTGCGCAGAAGGTCGCCGCCCAGGCCGCGAGTTTCTCGACGCCGGGCGCGCAGGCACATCCGGCTCTCCTGGACGGCGTCCCCGGCGTGCTCATCACGGTCAACGGACGGCCGGTCACCGTCCTCGCCTTCACAGTCGTGGACGGTGCCGTCACCGCGATCCGCGGCCTGACCGATCCGGCCCGGCTGGCGCGGATCGTCCCGTCGTGGGTCGCGTGA
- the purE gene encoding 5-(carboxyamino)imidazole ribonucleotide mutase, translating into MSEPVVGVVMGSDSDWPVMEGAAQALAEFGVPYEADVVSAHRMPHDMIAYGEQAAGRGLRVIIAGAGGAAHLPGMLASVTPLPVIGVPVPLKYLDGMDSLLSIVQMPAGVPVATVAVGAARNAGLLAVRILAASDEGLRAKMEVFQQDLYGQAKAKGARLRERI; encoded by the coding sequence ATGAGCGAGCCGGTCGTCGGGGTGGTGATGGGCAGCGACTCCGACTGGCCCGTCATGGAGGGCGCCGCGCAGGCGCTGGCGGAGTTCGGCGTCCCCTACGAGGCCGACGTCGTGTCCGCGCACCGGATGCCGCACGACATGATCGCCTACGGCGAGCAGGCCGCCGGCCGCGGCCTCCGCGTGATCATCGCGGGGGCGGGCGGGGCCGCGCACCTGCCCGGCATGCTGGCGTCGGTGACGCCGCTGCCGGTGATCGGCGTCCCGGTGCCGCTGAAGTACCTCGACGGCATGGACTCGCTGCTGTCGATCGTGCAGATGCCCGCGGGCGTCCCCGTCGCGACGGTCGCGGTGGGCGCGGCGCGCAACGCCGGGCTGCTGGCCGTCCGCATCCTGGCCGCGTCCGACGAGGGGCTGCGGGCCAAGATGGAGGTCTTCCAGCAGGACCTCTACGGCCAGGCCAAGGCGAAGGGCGCGCGGCTCCGCGAGAGGATCTAG